TAATTCCTCTTGAAGAATTTACTAAAAGACCGCATGTGTCGTTTAATCCATATTTTGCAACTTCTGATAAACTTCCTCCTTGAGCTCCAACCCCCGGAACTAGAAGAAAACTATTAGGGATTATTTTACGAATATCAGTGAGGCTTTCTGCTTTGGTTGCGCCTACTACATACATCATATTTTCTGGAGTTCCCCACTCTTTTGATGTTTCAAGAACTTTCTCAAATAAGCGTGTTCCATTCTCTTCCATAAATTGAAAATCGAATGCCCCTTTATTGGATGTCAGAGCAAGAAGAATGACCCACTTATTTTCATAAGATAGAAATGGTGTTACAGAATCCGCTCCCATATATGGTGCCACCGTAACAGAGTCAAAGTCCATGTTCTCAAAGAATGCTTTGGCATACATCTTTGAAGTATTTCCAATATCTCCTCTTTTTGCATCTGCAATAAGAAAAATTTCAGGATAATTTGATCGAATGTATTTTACTGTTCTCTCTAGACTCTTTAATCCTTCAATTCCTTCACTTTCGTAGAATGCAAGGTTCGGCTTATATGCAACACAAAGATCATGAGTTGCATCAACAATCGCTTTGTTAAACTCATAAATAGGATCTTCTGCATCTAGAAGATGAGCTGGTATTTTGTTCTTGTCAGTATCCAGTCCCACACATAAAAATGATTTCTTAATCTTGATCTGTTCAAAAAGTTCTTGTGAATTCATATTCCTTCCTTGTTTTTTTATTTATAGAACCAATAATTTCTCTTAAAGTTTAGTGCATAAAAAAGTCGGCAATTGATTCAATTGTCGACTTTTTAAAAAATATAATCCCTAGACACTGTTTCGTTATTAAAAACAGTGCTAAGTGATCAAGTATAAATTTCAATGTATTAAATAGATACATTATAATTATAATTCGCTCTCTTTTAATCGTTCTGAGTTCTCTTCTACTCGTA
The Prolixibacteraceae bacterium DNA segment above includes these coding regions:
- the pyrF gene encoding orotidine-5'-phosphate decarboxylase; its protein translation is MNSQELFEQIKIKKSFLCVGLDTDKNKIPAHLLDAEDPIYEFNKAIVDATHDLCVAYKPNLAFYESEGIEGLKSLERTVKYIRSNYPEIFLIADAKRGDIGNTSKMYAKAFFENMDFDSVTVAPYMGADSVTPFLSYENKWVILLALTSNKGAFDFQFMEENGTRLFEKVLETSKEWGTPENMMYVVGATKAESLTDIRKIIPNSFLLVPGVGAQGGSLSEVAKYGLNDTCGLLVNSSRGIIYAGSDEDFALFARGEALKVQTEMSSLLEEKGIA